A genomic region of Gemmatimonadota bacterium contains the following coding sequences:
- a CDS encoding kynureninase produces MLTVEALYASPNALASHYSRFDVANRLLLTGHSHQAWPDAGFEAQQQAWLDAARWVDEKWEHAFAQAERVRQGYARLLDDAAANIALGANTHELVVRFLSALPLGDRPRLLTSDAEFHSIRRQLDRLAEQGIEVVKLPAEPVTSLAERAAAAVDGRTAAVLISSVLFLSARIVRGLGQLAEACRRASAALLVDAYHQLDVVPFSMRAEGLEDAFVTGGGYKYCQLGEGNAFLRVAPGTELRPVITGWFSEFTALTSAGREGRVAYGRGPDRFAGATYDPTSHYRAAAVFDFFDGQGLTPQLLREVSQHQMGVLAREFDGLDLDPRVIDRDRSLELSGIGGFLALRAPRAAELCGALRRRGVHTDYRGEVLRLGPAPYLSDAQLRDAMGLLGECVRPG; encoded by the coding sequence ATGCTCACAGTGGAGGCGCTCTACGCCTCGCCCAACGCCCTCGCGTCGCACTACTCCCGCTTCGACGTGGCCAACCGGCTGCTGCTTACCGGACACTCGCACCAGGCGTGGCCCGACGCGGGCTTCGAAGCCCAGCAGCAGGCCTGGCTGGACGCCGCCCGCTGGGTGGACGAGAAGTGGGAGCATGCCTTCGCGCAGGCGGAACGGGTGCGCCAGGGCTACGCGCGGCTGTTGGACGACGCCGCCGCGAACATCGCCCTGGGCGCGAACACCCACGAGCTGGTGGTGCGCTTCCTCTCGGCACTGCCGCTCGGCGACCGGCCCCGGCTGCTCACGAGCGACGCCGAGTTCCATAGCATCCGCCGGCAGCTGGACCGGCTGGCGGAGCAGGGGATCGAAGTGGTGAAGCTGCCGGCGGAGCCGGTCACAAGCCTGGCGGAGCGCGCCGCTGCGGCGGTCGACGGGCGCACCGCCGCCGTCCTCATCTCCTCGGTTCTGTTCCTCAGTGCCCGCATCGTGCGTGGGCTGGGCCAACTGGCCGAGGCGTGCCGGCGCGCCAGCGCGGCGCTGCTGGTGGACGCCTACCACCAGCTGGATGTGGTGCCGTTCTCGATGCGGGCGGAGGGTCTGGAGGATGCCTTCGTCACAGGCGGCGGCTACAAGTACTGCCAGTTGGGCGAGGGGAATGCATTTCTGCGCGTGGCGCCGGGGACGGAGCTGCGTCCGGTGATCACCGGGTGGTTCAGTGAATTCACCGCGCTCACCTCGGCCGGACGCGAGGGCCGGGTCGCCTACGGCCGCGGGCCGGACCGCTTCGCCGGCGCGACCTACGACCCCACCAGCCATTACCGCGCCGCCGCGGTCTTCGACTTCTTCGATGGGCAGGGGCTCACCCCCCAATTGCTACGGGAGGTCAGCCAGCACCAGATGGGGGTCTTGGCGCGCGAGTTCGACGGGCTTGACCTCGATCCCAGGGTCATCGACCGAGACCGCTCCCTCGAGCTCTCCGGGATCGGCGGCTTCCTGGCACTGCGCGCGCCCCGCGCCGCCGAGCTGTGCGGCGCACTGCGCCGCCGCGGCGTCCATACGGACTATCGGGGCGAGGTCCTCCGCCTCGGCCCCGCACCCTACCTCTCCGATGCGCAGTTACGCGATGCCATGGGTCTGCTCGGAGAGTGCGTGCGGCCTGGCTGA
- a CDS encoding tryptophan 2,3-dioxygenase — MPLTYSSYLRLPELLSLQVPQSEGPEHDETLFIIIHQVYELWFKEVLHELDHLQELLEAGETSRAQHTLKRVLTILKVLVAQIDVLETMTPLEFLVFRDRLETGSGFQSHQFRALEFALGQKRWSAVIHYREGSEMRRFLEERYSRPTIWDSFLKYLARRGHAVPRDQLERDSRQPVQPSPALQRIFIEIYRTDPTVSELCERFVDLDEGMQEWRYRHVKMVERTIGAKPGTGGTSGAAYLHTTLNRRAFPDLWEIRSEL, encoded by the coding sequence ATGCCCCTGACCTACTCGAGCTACCTCAGGCTCCCCGAGCTGCTCTCGCTCCAGGTCCCTCAGTCCGAGGGCCCCGAGCACGACGAGACCCTCTTCATCATCATCCATCAGGTCTACGAGCTGTGGTTCAAGGAGGTCCTCCACGAGCTGGACCACCTGCAGGAGCTGCTCGAGGCGGGCGAGACCTCGCGCGCGCAGCACACGCTCAAGCGCGTGCTCACGATCCTCAAGGTGCTGGTCGCGCAGATCGACGTGCTCGAGACCATGACGCCGCTCGAGTTCCTGGTCTTCCGCGACCGGCTCGAGACGGGTAGCGGGTTCCAGTCCCACCAGTTCCGCGCCCTCGAGTTCGCGCTGGGCCAGAAGCGCTGGTCCGCGGTGATCCACTACCGGGAGGGCAGCGAGATGCGGCGTTTCCTCGAGGAGCGCTATAGCCGGCCCACCATCTGGGACTCGTTCCTGAAGTACCTGGCACGGCGCGGACACGCCGTCCCGCGGGACCAGCTCGAGCGCGATTCCAGGCAGCCCGTCCAGCCCTCGCCTGCGCTGCAACGCATCTTCATCGAGATCTACCGCACCGACCCGACCGTGAGCGAGCTGTGTGAGCGCTTCGTCGACCTCGACGAGGGGATGCAGGAGTGGCGCTACCGTCATGTCAAGATGGTCGAGCGCACCATTGGCGCGAAGCCGGGCACGGGGGGCACCAGCGGCGCGGCCTACCTGCACACCACGCTCAACCGGCGCGCCTTCCCCGACCTGTGGGAGATCCGCTCGGAGCTGTGA